A single region of the Alteriqipengyuania flavescens genome encodes:
- a CDS encoding mechanosensitive ion channel, with amino-acid sequence MNGFNRRFDSDLALAILEKAAMAIGILIVTWALAKAAKWAFAKLVDNVSFFSRETSSGTSLGESLGKIVSLLIWLFGLLAILSVLELGAVAGPINTLLENVMDFIPNLVGAGLIFFIGVMVARIVRDLVVTFMQTLDLDKWANRGGVDNVTGNSAISKTIGTIVYVLIIIPVAIAALDALDIAAISDPASNMLTIILNAIPNIIGAAILLGIGYLISRFVVQIIGEVLPGLGVDRSIAATGLVSEGTSVSNIIARIVQVAIILFFAIAATRMLGFPELTAILDEVLELGARVVFGAVVIGFGFLIANLLAKLVSGADGSSTAGTVVRWATIVLFTFMGLSYTGVGDIITETAFSAIVIGIAVAGALAFGLGGREWAGRQLEKWEGSDGGAGTTHTTGPTDNDPLPPGA; translated from the coding sequence ATGAATGGATTCAACAGGCGATTCGACAGCGATCTGGCGCTGGCGATATTGGAAAAGGCAGCGATGGCGATCGGCATCCTCATCGTCACCTGGGCGTTGGCGAAGGCGGCGAAATGGGCGTTCGCCAAATTGGTCGACAACGTTTCATTCTTTTCACGGGAAACCTCGAGCGGCACCAGCCTCGGTGAAAGCCTGGGCAAGATCGTCAGCCTGCTGATCTGGCTGTTCGGCCTGCTCGCCATCCTTTCCGTGCTGGAACTCGGCGCCGTTGCGGGGCCGATCAACACCCTGCTCGAAAACGTGATGGACTTCATTCCCAACCTGGTCGGGGCGGGCCTCATCTTCTTCATCGGGGTCATGGTCGCGCGCATCGTGCGCGATCTCGTCGTCACCTTCATGCAGACGCTGGACCTCGACAAATGGGCCAATCGCGGCGGGGTGGACAATGTCACCGGCAACAGCGCGATCAGCAAGACCATCGGCACGATCGTCTATGTCCTGATCATCATCCCGGTCGCCATCGCGGCGCTGGATGCGCTCGACATCGCGGCGATCAGCGATCCGGCCAGCAACATGCTGACGATCATCCTGAACGCGATCCCGAATATCATCGGGGCGGCCATCCTGCTGGGCATCGGCTACCTGATCAGCCGCTTCGTGGTGCAGATCATCGGCGAGGTCCTGCCGGGCCTCGGCGTCGACCGCTCCATTGCGGCGACCGGCCTCGTCAGCGAAGGCACCAGCGTGTCGAACATCATCGCGCGCATCGTGCAGGTGGCGATCATCCTGTTCTTCGCCATCGCGGCGACGCGGATGCTGGGTTTCCCGGAACTGACCGCCATCCTCGACGAGGTGCTGGAACTCGGCGCCCGCGTCGTCTTCGGTGCGGTGGTCATCGGCTTCGGCTTCCTGATCGCCAACCTGCTGGCCAAGCTGGTGAGCGGGGCCGACGGGTCCTCCACTGCAGGCACGGTGGTCCGCTGGGCCACGATCGTGCTCTTTACCTTCATGGGCCTGTCCTACACCGGCGTGGGCGACATCATCACGGAAACCGCCTTCAGCGCGATCGTAATCGGCATCGCCGTGGCAGGGGCGCTCGCCTTCGGCCTCGGCGGCCGCGAGTGGGCCGGACGCCAGCTGGAAAAGTGGGAAGGTTCCGATGGCGGCGCCGGCACGACCCACACCACCGGCCCGACCGACAACGACCCGCTGCCGCCGGGCGCGTAA
- a CDS encoding isoaspartyl peptidase/L-asparaginase family protein, giving the protein MRNWIMSIVVASAALALPAFAQEAAPEERPRWSIAIHGGAGTIRREDMSEEREAEYRAALQAALDAGSKVLAEGGSAEDAVIAAIVIMEDDARFNAGRGAVLTWDGVAELDAAIMTGDQREAGAVTGVRTIRNPILLAREVKDNSPHVFLSGSGAESFAADRGMEFVDPSYFITEPRVRALEGVKARELSVLQAGDNKFGTVGAVALDSAGNMAAGTSTGGLTGKRWGRIGDAPVVGAGTYADNRSCAVSATGTGEYFIRVAVAHEICTRLRIEGAAYREREREAVGATGAEFYVSNIFRVQRAIVDEVMAEMAALGGTGGVIVALPDGATFFSFDTPGMYRGRANSFGLNEVALYADEGN; this is encoded by the coding sequence ATGAGAAACTGGATCATGTCGATTGTCGTGGCTTCTGCCGCACTGGCGCTGCCTGCTTTCGCTCAGGAAGCCGCACCGGAAGAGCGGCCGCGCTGGTCGATCGCCATCCACGGCGGTGCGGGCACGATCCGGCGGGAGGACATGAGCGAGGAACGCGAGGCGGAATATCGCGCCGCGCTGCAGGCCGCTCTCGATGCCGGCAGCAAGGTGCTGGCCGAAGGCGGCAGCGCGGAAGACGCGGTGATCGCGGCCATCGTCATCATGGAGGACGACGCGCGCTTCAACGCAGGCCGCGGCGCGGTGCTGACCTGGGACGGCGTGGCCGAGCTCGATGCGGCGATCATGACCGGGGATCAGCGTGAAGCGGGAGCGGTGACCGGGGTGCGCACGATCCGAAACCCGATCCTGCTGGCGCGCGAGGTCAAGGACAATTCGCCCCACGTGTTCCTGTCCGGCAGCGGCGCGGAAAGCTTCGCCGCCGATCGCGGCATGGAATTCGTCGACCCGTCCTATTTCATCACCGAACCGCGCGTGCGGGCGCTGGAGGGCGTAAAGGCGCGCGAGTTGAGCGTACTGCAAGCGGGCGATAACAAGTTCGGCACGGTCGGCGCGGTGGCTCTCGACAGCGCGGGCAACATGGCTGCGGGCACCTCGACCGGCGGCCTGACGGGCAAGCGCTGGGGCCGCATCGGCGATGCGCCGGTGGTGGGCGCGGGCACCTATGCCGACAACCGTTCCTGTGCCGTCAGCGCCACCGGCACCGGCGAGTATTTCATCCGCGTGGCCGTGGCGCACGAGATCTGCACGCGTCTCCGGATCGAAGGCGCCGCCTACAGGGAGCGGGAGCGCGAGGCGGTGGGGGCGACCGGCGCGGAATTCTACGTTTCGAACATCTTCCGCGTTCAGCGCGCCATCGTCGACGAGGTGATGGCAGAAATGGCGGCGCTCGGCGGCACTGGCGGCGTCATCGTCGCCTTGCCGGACGGCGCGACGTTTTTCAGCTTCGATACCCCCGGCATGTACCGAGGGCGCGCCAACAGCTTCGGCCTGAATGAAGTCGCGCTCTACGCCGACGAGGGCAATTGA
- a CDS encoding GNAT family N-acetyltransferase → MSRAYAIRQGALSDPAVLALLQAHLDEMHRWSPACKVHAMPAERLRAPDVTFYAAWDDEELAAVGALKELSPTRGELKSMRAAPAYRGKGAGRAMLDHLLAEARARGYEWVGLETGRAEAFAPAVRLYAANGFAECENFGEYVSDDFSLCMARTL, encoded by the coding sequence GTGAGCCGTGCCTACGCCATCCGGCAAGGCGCGCTGTCCGATCCCGCGGTGCTCGCCCTGTTGCAGGCGCATCTCGACGAAATGCACCGCTGGTCGCCCGCCTGCAAGGTGCACGCGATGCCGGCAGAGCGGCTGCGCGCGCCCGATGTTACGTTCTACGCCGCATGGGATGACGAGGAGTTGGCGGCAGTCGGGGCGCTGAAGGAACTGTCGCCCACGCGCGGCGAACTCAAGTCGATGCGCGCCGCCCCGGCCTATCGCGGCAAGGGTGCCGGGCGCGCGATGCTCGACCACCTTCTCGCCGAAGCGCGGGCGCGGGGCTACGAGTGGGTGGGGCTCGAAACCGGCCGGGCCGAAGCCTTCGCTCCGGCCGTGCGCCTCTATGCAGCCAACGGTTTCGCCGAATGCGAGAACTTCGGCGAATACGTGTCCGACGATTTCAGCCTATGCATGGCCCGGACGCTGTAG
- a CDS encoding RDD family protein, which yields MTPLVPDAGAVRTVVTPEGLPMKLALASRGARFGALVLDLTIMAVTVLAVFLLALWAANGAANLERSLEGLAIVVILFLFFFKNGYFAFFELGPRGATPGKRAVGIRVADRSGGRLSAEAVIARNLLREVEIFIPVIWLLTSDWGSLVSWLGLLWFGIFSFFLFFNRDRMRAGDIIAGTWVVERPRSELGDLLSASEGARGRSASTGATYRFGEEELSVYGEHELQVLERVLREDRPDAIEQVAQTIAAKIGWDAGSGDERAFLEAFYAQLRARLERGMQFGNRKKDKFS from the coding sequence ATGACGCCGCTGGTGCCCGATGCCGGGGCGGTCCGCACGGTGGTGACGCCGGAAGGGCTGCCGATGAAGCTGGCACTGGCCAGCCGCGGCGCGCGCTTCGGGGCGCTGGTGCTCGACCTCACCATCATGGCCGTCACCGTCCTCGCCGTGTTCCTGCTGGCCCTGTGGGCGGCGAACGGAGCCGCCAATCTCGAACGCTCCCTCGAAGGGCTGGCGATCGTCGTCATCCTGTTCCTGTTCTTCTTCAAGAACGGCTATTTCGCCTTCTTCGAGCTGGGTCCGCGCGGGGCGACGCCGGGCAAGCGCGCGGTCGGCATCCGCGTGGCGGACCGCAGCGGCGGCAGGTTGTCGGCCGAGGCGGTGATCGCCCGGAACCTGCTGCGCGAAGTGGAGATATTCATCCCCGTCATCTGGCTGCTGACGTCGGACTGGGGCAGCCTCGTCAGCTGGCTCGGCCTGCTTTGGTTCGGCATCTTCAGCTTCTTCCTGTTCTTCAACAGGGACCGCATGCGTGCCGGCGACATCATCGCGGGCACCTGGGTGGTCGAACGGCCGCGCAGCGAACTGGGCGATCTCCTTTCCGCCAGCGAAGGCGCGCGCGGGCGGTCGGCTTCGACAGGCGCGACCTATCGTTTCGGCGAAGAGGAACTGTCGGTCTATGGCGAACACGAATTGCAGGTGCTGGAGCGCGTGCTGCGCGAGGACCGGCCCGACGCCATCGAGCAGGTGGCGCAGACCATCGCTGCAAAAATCGGCTGGGATGCAGGATCGGGCGACGAGCGCGCGTTCCTGGAGGCTTTCTATGCCCAGCTGCGGGCCCGGCTGGAGCGGGGAATGCAGTTCGGCAATCGCAAGAAGGACAAGTTCTCGTGA
- a CDS encoding stage II sporulation protein M: MNAPATDLALLRSDTFRKERQDEWERLEELLTRMEKGRLRRLSDADVLAMPALYRTAASSLAVARETSLDAATIAYLEALVQRAWFQVYGPRIGLWRWLRDFLGGGWPARLRQMWLDICIAFAVMFAGTLVGWLLCAGDDNWFYRLVPAGMAGGRGPDASPQLLSESLFGGGEETEGLSLFATSLFSNNAGVSILAFALGFAFGIPTLLLLLYNTALLGAMLWLFFRADLGWDFIAWLSVHGTTELTAIMLAGAAGLHIGRTMAFPGNRAIMAAAKSAGVRAAVVMVGVVIMMSLAAVLEGYVRQLVTDTATRFVIGGSIGALWLAYFVGAGRGLTAKSGRAGDTP; the protein is encoded by the coding sequence ATGAACGCGCCTGCGACCGACCTTGCGCTGCTGCGCTCCGACACGTTCCGCAAGGAACGACAGGACGAATGGGAACGGCTGGAAGAACTGCTGACCCGGATGGAGAAAGGCCGCCTGCGCCGCCTGTCCGACGCGGATGTGCTGGCGATGCCCGCGCTTTACCGGACCGCGGCATCCAGCCTTGCCGTGGCGCGCGAAACCTCGCTCGATGCGGCGACCATCGCTTACCTGGAGGCGCTGGTGCAGCGCGCGTGGTTCCAGGTCTATGGCCCGCGCATCGGCCTGTGGCGCTGGCTGCGCGATTTCCTGGGCGGCGGCTGGCCCGCACGCCTGCGACAGATGTGGCTCGACATCTGCATCGCCTTTGCCGTGATGTTCGCCGGCACGCTGGTAGGCTGGCTGCTGTGCGCGGGCGACGACAACTGGTTCTACCGCCTCGTACCGGCAGGCATGGCGGGCGGGCGCGGACCCGATGCCTCCCCCCAGCTGCTTTCCGAAAGCCTGTTCGGCGGCGGGGAGGAGACCGAAGGGCTGTCGCTTTTCGCGACCAGCCTGTTCAGCAACAACGCGGGCGTCTCCATCCTCGCCTTCGCACTGGGCTTTGCCTTCGGCATCCCCACGCTCTTGCTGCTGCTCTATAATACCGCGCTGCTCGGCGCGATGCTGTGGCTGTTCTTCCGCGCCGACCTCGGCTGGGATTTCATCGCCTGGCTCAGCGTCCACGGCACGACGGAACTGACCGCGATCATGCTGGCGGGCGCGGCGGGGCTGCATATCGGGCGGACCATGGCCTTCCCCGGCAACCGCGCGATCATGGCCGCGGCGAAATCCGCCGGGGTCCGCGCGGCGGTGGTGATGGTCGGGGTCGTCATCATGATGAGCCTTGCCGCCGTCTTGGAAGGTTACGTGCGGCAGCTGGTCACGGACACTGCGACGCGCTTCGTCATCGGCGGGTCCATTGGCGCCCTGTGGCTCGCCTATTTCGTCGGCGCCGGGCGCGGCCTGACTGCGAAGTCCGGGAGGGCGGGGGATACGCCATGA
- a CDS encoding DUF58 domain-containing protein — MPPIVPTARTVMLAALAAPVAALLAAFAPGAWIAAPAAAGTLLVLVLLDGTMAARLTEWHLAIPPTAEIGQPTAVGLSLDFAGTPHGGDFAFACDPRLAGGGRIDGAITRGAEGDWEAATVTRPTRRGMGSIDHVWIGWRGPLGLARRQVSAAVEAAVRIRPDLSPVRSPALQTLLRDAHFGLMARRLRGEGTQFEALVEYQPGMDRRRIDWKSSAKHVRLNARENEVERNNQIVFAFDCGQTMCEPVDGLPRIDRAISAALTSAYVALKGGDKVSLFAFAQRPEVATPFYAETGAFGRLQNAAAELDYHTAEPNFTLGLATLASRLQRRSLVILFSDFTDPTSAQLMLEGVGRLLETHIVLFVTFEDTELEELAEAEPAAMPDIAGSVAADTLLTQRALVLSRLRQMGADVIEAPWQSLGFAVIDRYLAIKRRGRIG; from the coding sequence ATGCCGCCCATCGTCCCCACCGCCCGCACGGTTATGCTGGCCGCGCTGGCCGCGCCGGTCGCTGCGCTGCTCGCCGCCTTCGCGCCCGGCGCATGGATCGCGGCCCCGGCGGCGGCGGGCACGCTGCTGGTGCTGGTGCTGCTCGACGGGACCATGGCCGCGCGGCTGACGGAATGGCACCTCGCCATCCCGCCGACCGCCGAAATCGGCCAGCCGACCGCCGTGGGCCTCTCGCTCGACTTCGCCGGCACGCCGCACGGGGGTGATTTCGCCTTCGCGTGCGATCCGCGCCTCGCCGGGGGTGGCCGCATCGACGGTGCGATTACGCGCGGCGCAGAGGGCGACTGGGAAGCGGCGACTGTTACCCGCCCGACCCGCCGCGGCATGGGCAGTATTGACCATGTGTGGATCGGCTGGCGCGGTCCGCTGGGCCTCGCGCGGCGGCAAGTCTCCGCCGCGGTCGAGGCGGCGGTACGCATCCGGCCCGATCTCTCCCCCGTGCGCAGCCCGGCCCTGCAGACCCTGCTGCGCGACGCGCACTTCGGCCTCATGGCGCGGCGCCTGCGCGGCGAAGGCACGCAGTTCGAAGCACTGGTGGAATACCAGCCGGGCATGGACCGCCGCCGGATCGACTGGAAATCCTCCGCCAAGCACGTCCGCCTCAATGCCCGCGAGAACGAGGTCGAGCGCAACAACCAGATCGTCTTCGCCTTCGACTGCGGCCAGACCATGTGCGAGCCAGTCGACGGCCTGCCGCGCATCGACCGGGCGATTTCCGCCGCCCTCACCAGCGCCTATGTCGCGCTGAAGGGCGGCGACAAGGTTTCGCTGTTCGCCTTCGCTCAGCGGCCCGAAGTCGCGACGCCATTCTATGCCGAGACCGGCGCCTTCGGCCGCCTGCAGAACGCCGCGGCGGAGCTCGACTACCACACTGCCGAACCCAACTTCACCCTCGGCCTCGCCACGCTTGCCTCGCGGTTGCAGCGGCGATCGCTGGTGATCCTGTTCTCCGACTTCACCGACCCCACTTCCGCCCAGCTGATGCTGGAAGGCGTCGGCCGGCTGCTCGAGACGCATATCGTCCTGTTCGTCACTTTCGAGGACACCGAGTTGGAGGAGCTGGCGGAGGCCGAACCCGCAGCCATGCCCGACATTGCCGGGTCGGTCGCGGCGGACACGCTGCTGACCCAGCGCGCCTTGGTGCTTTCCCGCCTGCGCCAGATGGGCGCGGACGTGATCGAGGCGCCGTGGCAATCGCTCGGCTTCGCGGTGATCGACCGCTACCTTGCCATCAAGCGCCGGGGGCGTATCGGATGA